Proteins encoded in a region of the Malaciobacter mytili LMG 24559 genome:
- a CDS encoding HlyD family type I secretion periplasmic adaptor subunit, with translation MNKLFEEEKWNYYVSVIPIMIFFVLFLFWAGFSKIDEVVRGEGKVVPSGQTKVLQNFEGGIISSILLNEGDKVKKGDTIYTLTNAFFKADLKAKEIELLSYEASAIRLQASIANQKNIQFPSSLEERIPDIIENEKRIFLEDLENNNTKISLEQDKVSQKQLKLKEAQIKFENLTLELNLAQSNMKILENLYSKKVVSKKEYLAELAKKQSIVTRIEEIRNTIPIIKEEIEESKKRVETVKSEIRTKFLKQYSSLKVEINKLVEENKANQDRDQRKSVVSPVNGVINKLYFYTVGGIVKPGDKMAEITPIDDTLTIEAKIKTSDRAQIWSGQDVSIEITAYDFSKFGLLKGKLVSISPDSFEDRSGNIFYIAKIKANDYEFAPDLPILPGMVANVNILTGKKTILQYILKPLKDISQNALGEK, from the coding sequence ATGAATAAGTTATTTGAAGAAGAAAAATGGAATTATTATGTATCAGTTATTCCTATAATGATATTTTTTGTTTTATTTCTTTTTTGGGCAGGTTTTAGCAAAATTGATGAAGTTGTAAGAGGAGAGGGGAAAGTTGTACCTTCAGGACAAACAAAAGTCTTACAAAACTTTGAAGGGGGAATTATCTCTTCTATTTTATTAAATGAAGGAGATAAGGTAAAAAAAGGTGATACGATTTATACTTTAACAAATGCCTTTTTTAAAGCTGATTTAAAAGCAAAAGAGATTGAACTTTTATCTTATGAAGCAAGTGCAATTAGACTACAAGCTTCAATAGCAAATCAAAAAAATATTCAATTTCCTTCCTCTTTAGAAGAAAGAATACCAGATATTATTGAAAATGAAAAAAGAATTTTTTTAGAAGATTTAGAAAACAATAATACAAAGATTAGTTTAGAACAAGACAAAGTTTCTCAAAAACAATTAAAACTAAAAGAAGCTCAAATAAAATTTGAAAATTTAACATTAGAGTTAAATTTAGCCCAATCAAATATGAAAATTTTAGAAAACTTATATAGTAAGAAAGTTGTATCTAAAAAGGAGTATTTAGCAGAGTTAGCAAAAAAGCAAAGTATTGTTACTAGAATTGAAGAAATTAGAAATACTATTCCTATTATTAAAGAAGAGATTGAAGAATCAAAAAAAAGAGTTGAAACTGTAAAATCAGAGATTAGAACAAAGTTTTTAAAGCAATACTCTTCTTTAAAAGTAGAGATAAATAAACTTGTGGAAGAAAATAAAGCAAATCAAGATAGAGATCAAAGAAAATCAGTAGTTTCTCCTGTAAATGGAGTAATTAATAAACTATATTTTTATACTGTTGGTGGAATTGTAAAACCTGGTGATAAGATGGCTGAAATTACACCAATTGATGATACTTTAACAATTGAAGCTAAAATAAAAACTTCTGATAGGGCTCAAATTTGGAGTGGACAAGATGTATCAATAGAAATTACAGCATATGATTTTTCAAAATTTGGATTATTAAAAGGAAAATTAGTGTCAATCTCTCCTGATAGTTTTGAAGATAGAAGTGGCAATATTTTTTATATTGCTAAGATAAAAGCTAATGATTATGAGTTTGCACCAGATTTACCAATTTTACCTGGGATGGTTGCAAATGTAAATATTTTAACAGGTAAAAAAACTATCTTACAATATATATTAAAACCATTAAAAGATATAAGTCAAAATGCTTTAGGTGAAAAATAA
- a CDS encoding type I secretion system permease/ATPase, producing MENYEGKIENSSEITPKEFPLLFSFKYILDFYFGDISLDTIITLSANTNAGFTKEIAIDVAHEVGLYAISKQMNTVDIPAHFLPCIVFDKEDKPFILLSKAKEATLLDISTNEKQIVENSFLKNFTSVILIFRDKKKSELLGQSRSGNWFWEPVKSFWRSYIEIGILTIFINIFALAVPLFTMSVYDRVIPNNAIETLFVLSSGVVLILLFDVYFKSVRNHIIEKVGKKLGVYLEEELMKRMLSLKSQYDTMLIGSKANLFKELNQIRDFFATKSILQVIDLPFFFIALIVIFLISPAVALVPLFIAIFIIIFNIFMQIPISNLSKKNIQNTQTKHSYLVETIQGSEIIKLSNATSTKLFNWRNIVALTDNVAQKIQSLNVFSMNLSQSIVQLVTMLVIVVGVFEIANKNLTVGGLIAVTILSSRAMVPVIQTSMMVIRFKEVKESLNNINEFWHLPIENDKNLEIGVGKLKGDIEFKDVTFYYKNSKYPSLDECNINIKAGDRVGIIGQTGAGKSTFLRMLTGLEIPTKGSIYLDGHEISTLHPVELRHNIGVMPQEPFLFSGTLKENIELSNPISKERMMQLIKITGLEELVKKSGQGDGLQVGERGSNLSVGQRHLVALARAILNDPPILVLDEPTTGLDVGLEKTLVNHVNKIVEGKTLIVITHRFAALDMVDRVIVLNNGKVVADGPKDKVLNALSQRKI from the coding sequence TTGGAAAATTATGAAGGGAAGATTGAAAATAGTAGTGAAATAACACCAAAAGAGTTTCCTTTACTATTTTCATTTAAATATATATTAGATTTCTATTTTGGGGATATATCTTTAGACACAATTATAACTTTGAGTGCAAATACAAATGCTGGATTTACTAAAGAAATAGCAATTGATGTTGCTCATGAAGTGGGACTTTATGCTATTTCTAAGCAGATGAATACAGTAGATATTCCAGCACACTTTTTACCTTGTATTGTCTTTGATAAAGAAGATAAACCTTTTATTTTATTAAGTAAAGCAAAAGAAGCAACACTTTTAGATATTTCTACAAATGAAAAACAAATAGTAGAAAATTCTTTTTTAAAAAATTTTACTTCGGTTATTTTAATTTTTAGAGATAAAAAGAAAAGTGAACTTTTAGGTCAAAGTAGAAGTGGTAATTGGTTTTGGGAACCTGTTAAAAGTTTTTGGCGTTCATATATTGAAATAGGTATACTTACAATATTTATTAATATTTTTGCTTTGGCTGTACCTTTATTTACTATGAGTGTATATGATAGGGTAATTCCAAATAATGCCATAGAAACCCTATTTGTATTATCAAGTGGAGTAGTTTTAATTTTATTATTTGATGTTTATTTTAAAAGTGTAAGAAATCATATTATTGAAAAAGTTGGTAAAAAACTTGGGGTTTATTTAGAAGAAGAATTGATGAAAAGAATGTTATCTTTAAAATCTCAATATGATACCATGCTAATTGGTTCAAAAGCAAATTTATTTAAAGAGTTAAATCAAATAAGAGATTTCTTTGCAACAAAATCTATTTTACAAGTAATTGATTTACCTTTTTTCTTTATTGCTTTAATTGTGATTTTTCTTATTTCACCTGCTGTTGCTTTAGTACCTTTATTTATTGCAATTTTTATAATAATATTTAATATTTTTATGCAAATTCCAATTTCAAATTTAAGTAAAAAAAATATACAAAATACTCAAACAAAGCATAGTTATTTGGTGGAAACAATTCAAGGAAGTGAGATAATAAAACTATCAAATGCTACTTCTACAAAGCTTTTTAATTGGAGAAATATAGTAGCCCTAACAGATAATGTTGCACAAAAAATACAATCTTTAAATGTATTTTCAATGAACCTTTCTCAATCTATTGTTCAGCTAGTTACAATGCTTGTTATTGTAGTGGGAGTTTTTGAAATAGCAAATAAAAATCTTACAGTTGGTGGACTTATTGCTGTAACAATTCTTTCAAGTAGAGCAATGGTGCCTGTTATTCAAACTTCTATGATGGTTATTAGGTTTAAAGAGGTAAAAGAGTCTTTAAATAATATTAATGAATTTTGGCATTTACCAATTGAAAATGATAAAAATTTAGAAATAGGTGTTGGAAAACTAAAAGGTGATATTGAATTTAAAGATGTAACTTTTTATTATAAAAATAGTAAATATCCTTCTCTTGATGAGTGTAATATTAATATAAAAGCAGGGGATAGAGTGGGAATTATTGGTCAAACAGGGGCTGGTAAAAGTACATTTTTAAGAATGCTTACTGGACTTGAAATACCAACAAAGGGAAGTATTTATTTAGATGGACATGAGATTTCAACACTTCATCCAGTTGAATTAAGACACAATATTGGAGTTATGCCCCAAGAACCTTTTTTATTTTCTGGAACATTAAAAGAAAATATAGAACTTTCAAACCCTATTAGTAAAGAAAGAATGATGCAACTAATAAAAATTACGGGTCTTGAAGAATTAGTTAAAAAAAGTGGTCAAGGAGATGGTCTTCAAGTGGGAGAAAGAGGTTCAAATCTTTCTGTTGGACAAAGACACTTAGTTGCACTTGCAAGGGCAATTTTAAATGACCCTCCAATTTTAGTTTTAGATGAACCCACAACAGGACTTGACGTGGGATTAGAAAAAACTTTAGTAAATCATGTAAATAAGATTGTTGAAGGGAAAACTTTAATAGTTATTACGCATAGATTTGCAGCACTTGATATGGTAGATAGAGTTATTGTTTTAAATAATGGAAAAGTTGTGGCAGATGGGCCTAAAGATAAAGTGCTTAATGCACTATCTCAAAGAAAGATATAA